Proteins from a single region of Murdochiella vaginalis:
- the secA gene encoding preprotein translocase subunit SecA — MGLFGFLTKSFSEKEIDKIRPQVDAVLALEPEMAKLSDSELRAKTEEYKKRYQDGETLDALLPEAFATVREAAWRVLGMKPYPVQVIGGIILHQGRIAEMKTGEGKTLVATMPAYLNALAGEGVHIVTVNDYLAQRDAEWMGKVHQFLGLTVGVVLQPMEQAERQHAYNADITYGTNNQFGFDYLRDNMAIYKSGVVQRKLHYAIVDEVDSILIDEARTPLIISGMGDPSTEMYSRADVFVQTLEGRVLDPNEELNKLDSLLEEHKLETVDYVVDEKRKTANLTEQGNGKAEAYFHVENISDPTHMELMHYINQALKARTTMRRDIDYVVDNDEVKIVDEFTGRIMEGRRYSEGLHQAIEAKEGVTIKSESKTLATVTFQNFFRMYEKLAGMTGTGLTEADEFSEIYHMDVIEIPTNRPIDRTDREDAVYAHEEAKFRAIVREIQEIHATGQPILVGTVDIETSEKISKMLKKVGIKHHVLNAKQHRYEAEIVAQAGRFGEVTIATNMAGRGTDIVLGGNAEWMAKKQMEKDGDSAELIEWADSFRHVEPEETFPANSAGEESEEEAWITGREILDAREKFQRLKKEFSVETKENAEKVKAVGGLFILGTERHEARRIDNQLRGRSGRQGDPGASQFYISLEDKLMRLFGSERMQKFVESGAFPEDEPIQAGILTKSIERAQKKVESNNFATRKQVLDYDNIMNMQRNTVYGERNRVLNGEDMRDEIVEMIHGVVSDAVDSFCGEGIPPEQWEMEGLFNYLNNIFLPKGAVAIGQLQGMKPQDLKDQLTHIADDLYARKEEEITPSVMREVERMVLLRAVDTKWMDHIDAMDQLRKGIGIRAMGNEDPVRAFANEGYDMFNAMNESIREETVRVLYHIEPPKREVVRTAVATPTRAIGAGDEAEPENRPFVRKNKKIGRNDPCPCGSGKKYKNCHGRFDR, encoded by the coding sequence ATGGGCTTATTTGGTTTTTTAACAAAATCCTTCAGTGAAAAGGAAATCGATAAAATACGTCCTCAGGTGGACGCGGTGCTGGCGCTGGAGCCAGAGATGGCAAAGCTCTCCGACAGCGAACTGCGGGCGAAAACGGAGGAGTATAAAAAGCGCTATCAGGATGGTGAGACGTTGGATGCGCTGTTGCCGGAGGCGTTTGCCACGGTGCGGGAGGCGGCATGGCGGGTACTTGGCATGAAGCCGTATCCTGTTCAGGTCATCGGCGGCATCATCCTGCATCAGGGGCGCATCGCCGAGATGAAGACCGGTGAAGGAAAAACGCTGGTGGCCACCATGCCGGCGTATTTGAATGCGCTGGCGGGCGAAGGCGTGCACATCGTCACCGTCAACGACTATCTGGCACAACGCGACGCCGAATGGATGGGAAAAGTACATCAATTCCTGGGCCTCACCGTGGGCGTGGTTTTGCAGCCCATGGAACAGGCAGAACGCCAGCATGCGTATAATGCCGATATTACGTACGGTACCAACAACCAGTTCGGCTTTGACTATCTGCGTGATAACATGGCCATTTATAAATCCGGCGTGGTTCAGCGAAAACTGCACTATGCCATCGTCGACGAAGTCGACTCCATCCTCATCGATGAGGCGCGTACGCCGTTGATTATTTCCGGCATGGGCGATCCGTCCACCGAAATGTATTCCCGTGCGGATGTGTTTGTGCAGACGCTCGAAGGGCGCGTGCTGGATCCGAACGAAGAGCTCAACAAGCTGGATTCGCTTCTGGAAGAGCACAAGCTGGAAACGGTGGATTATGTTGTGGATGAAAAGCGCAAGACCGCAAACCTTACCGAACAGGGAAACGGCAAAGCGGAAGCCTACTTCCATGTGGAAAATATCTCCGATCCGACCCATATGGAACTCATGCACTACATCAATCAGGCACTGAAGGCCCGGACCACGATGCGTCGGGATATTGACTATGTCGTCGACAACGACGAGGTTAAAATCGTCGATGAGTTTACCGGCCGTATCATGGAAGGCCGCCGTTACAGCGAAGGCCTGCATCAGGCCATTGAAGCCAAGGAAGGCGTCACCATCAAGAGCGAATCGAAGACGCTGGCGACGGTTACCTTCCAGAACTTCTTCCGCATGTACGAAAAGCTGGCCGGCATGACCGGAACCGGTCTGACGGAAGCGGATGAATTCAGTGAAATTTATCACATGGACGTCATTGAAATTCCTACGAACCGCCCCATTGATCGTACCGATCGCGAAGACGCCGTCTATGCCCATGAAGAGGCAAAATTCCGCGCCATCGTGCGAGAAATTCAGGAAATTCATGCTACGGGGCAACCGATTCTGGTCGGCACCGTCGACATCGAGACGTCCGAAAAAATTTCCAAGATGCTCAAGAAAGTCGGCATCAAACATCATGTTTTGAACGCGAAGCAGCACCGCTACGAGGCCGAAATCGTCGCCCAGGCCGGTCGCTTCGGCGAGGTAACCATTGCAACCAACATGGCCGGTCGTGGTACCGATATTGTGCTGGGCGGAAACGCCGAGTGGATGGCCAAAAAGCAGATGGAAAAAGATGGCGATAGCGCCGAGCTCATCGAATGGGCCGACAGCTTCCGCCATGTAGAACCGGAAGAAACCTTCCCGGCAAATAGTGCCGGCGAAGAGAGTGAAGAAGAAGCCTGGATTACCGGACGTGAAATTCTGGATGCCCGGGAAAAATTCCAGCGCCTCAAGAAGGAGTTCTCGGTCGAAACCAAGGAGAATGCCGAAAAAGTGAAAGCCGTCGGCGGCCTCTTCATTTTGGGAACCGAACGGCACGAAGCACGGCGCATTGATAACCAGCTGCGCGGTCGATCCGGCCGACAGGGCGACCCCGGGGCCTCCCAATTCTATATCTCGTTGGAAGACAAACTTATGCGCCTGTTCGGCAGTGAGCGCATGCAAAAATTCGTGGAATCGGGCGCCTTCCCGGAGGATGAACCCATCCAGGCCGGCATCCTGACAAAATCCATTGAGCGCGCACAGAAGAAGGTAGAATCCAACAACTTCGCCACTCGTAAACAGGTGTTGGACTACGACAACATCATGAATATGCAGCGCAATACTGTCTACGGCGAGCGCAACCGCGTACTCAACGGCGAAGATATGCGCGACGAAATCGTCGAAATGATTCACGGCGTGGTCTCCGATGCCGTCGACAGCTTCTGCGGAGAAGGCATCCCACCGGAACAGTGGGAAATGGAGGGTCTGTTCAATTACCTCAACAATATTTTCCTGCCCAAGGGTGCGGTCGCCATTGGGCAACTGCAAGGCATGAAACCGCAAGATCTCAAGGATCAGCTTACACACATTGCCGACGATCTCTATGCCCGCAAAGAAGAGGAAATTACGCCTTCTGTCATGCGTGAAGTCGAGCGCATGGTCCTGCTGCGCGCAGTGGATACCAAGTGGATGGATCACATTGACGCCATGGATCAGCTGCGCAAAGGCATCGGCATCCGGGCCATGGGCAATGAAGATCCGGTGCGCGCCTTTGCCAATGAGGGCTACGACATGTTTAACGCTATGAATGAATCCATCCGGGAAGAAACCGTACGTGTGCTGTATCACATCGAGCCGCCCAAGCGCGAGGTGGTGCGTACCGCGGTGGCGACCCCGACGCGCGCCATCGGCGCCGGCGACGAAGCCGAGCCCGAGAATCGTCCCTTTGTGCGCAAGAATAAGAAGATCGGACGTAATGATCCCTGCCCGTGCGGCAGCGGCAAAAAATACAAGAACTGCCACGGTCGCTTCGACCGGTAA
- the prfB gene encoding peptide chain release factor 2 (programmed frameshift): MELYEMRQHLETVRVHLSELRSSLDIAGLEESVKALSEKTTDPDFWNDSDAAQSVMVELNGKKANIDAYQEIEAAYEDLNGLVELFDEDEYQAEKDDLTDALEQIEKKLGALSKKALLSGEYDANDCYLSIHAGTGGTEAMDWAGMLMRMYERWFQTKDWKVTLTDINTEEMGGIKSVQFEIKGYDAYGYCKGEKGVHRLVRISPFDSQSRRHTSFASVDVYPVLKDIGEIQIDEKDIKVDTYRSTGAGGQHVNTTDSAIRITHLPTGVVVTCQNERSQIQNRAKAMEMLIAKLVQIKEEEHREKIADIQGSYKQIAWGSQIRSYVFQPYTLVKDHRTGEETGNIEKVMDGDLDPFVDAYLNWHAQQEAKGE, translated from the exons ATGGAATTATATGAAATGCGACAGCATCTGGAAACCGTCCGGGTGCATTTGAGTGAGCTAAGGAGCTCTCTT GACATTGCCGGCTTAGAGGAATCTGTGAAAGCGTTAAGCGAAAAGACGACGGATCCCGATTTTTGGAATGATTCCGATGCGGCGCAGAGCGTGATGGTGGAGCTCAACGGCAAAAAGGCGAACATCGATGCGTATCAGGAAATCGAAGCGGCCTATGAAGATCTGAACGGTCTGGTGGAGCTCTTTGATGAAGACGAATATCAGGCAGAAAAAGACGATTTGACCGATGCGTTGGAACAGATCGAAAAAAAACTGGGTGCGCTTTCCAAAAAAGCGCTGCTTTCCGGCGAATATGATGCCAACGATTGCTATCTTTCCATTCATGCCGGCACAGGCGGCACCGAGGCCATGGACTGGGCCGGGATGCTGATGCGCATGTATGAGCGCTGGTTCCAGACCAAGGACTGGAAGGTGACCTTAACCGATATCAATACCGAGGAAATGGGCGGCATCAAATCCGTACAATTTGAAATCAAGGGCTATGATGCCTACGGCTATTGCAAAGGCGAAAAGGGCGTGCACCGCCTGGTGCGCATCTCACCGTTTGATTCGCAAAGCCGCCGCCATACCTCGTTTGCGAGCGTGGACGTCTATCCTGTTCTGAAGGACATCGGCGAAATTCAGATCGACGAAAAAGACATTAAAGTGGACACGTATCGTTCCACGGGCGCGGGCGGACAGCACGTCAATACGACGGACTCCGCCATTCGCATTACCCATTTGCCGACCGGCGTGGTGGTGACGTGTCAGAATGAACGCTCCCAGATTCAGAACCGGGCCAAAGCGATGGAAATGCTCATTGCCAAGCTCGTGCAGATTAAGGAAGAGGAACACCGCGAAAAAATTGCGGATATTCAGGGCTCCTACAAACAGATCGCGTGGGGATCCCAAATTCGTTCCTATGTGTTCCAACCGTATACGCTGGTGAAAGATCATCGAACGGGCGAGGAGACGGGCAACATTGAAAAAGTGATGGACGGCGATCTGGATCCGTTTGTGGACGCATACCTGAACTGGCATGCCCAGCAGGAAGCGAAGGGAGAATAA